In one window of Methanoculleus chikugoensis DNA:
- a CDS encoding NADH-quinone oxidoreductase subunit B family protein — protein MLPILKNIVSRRPTEEISPCDPEVEAVGRALKRAVDARMRRSLAIRELDSGSDNATEIEINLLSSPHYDVERFGVSFVASPRHADLLLVTGAVTRNMEVAVKKTYEAMPAPKYVVAVGDDACDGGIYRGTYAVLGGVDAVLPVDLKIPGNPPEPIDILRGILALMTN, from the coding sequence ATGCTACCGATACTGAAGAATATTGTATCCAGAAGGCCGACCGAAGAGATCTCCCCCTGCGACCCGGAGGTCGAGGCGGTCGGGAGAGCGCTGAAGAGAGCCGTCGACGCCCGGATGAGGCGGAGCCTCGCCATCCGCGAGCTCGATTCCGGGAGCGACAACGCGACCGAGATCGAGATCAACCTCCTCTCGTCTCCGCATTACGACGTGGAGCGGTTCGGCGTCTCGTTCGTCGCGTCGCCCCGCCACGCGGATCTCCTCCTCGTCACGGGCGCCGTGACGCGGAACATGGAGGTTGCGGTGAAGAAGACCTACGAGGCGATGCCCGCCCCGAAGTACGTCGTCGCGGTCGGCGACGACGCCTGCGACGGCGGGATCTACCGGGGAACCTACGCGGTCCTCGGCGGGGTCGATGCCGTCCTCCCCGTCGACCTGAAGATCCCGGGCAACCCGCCCGAACCGATCGATATCCTGCGGGGGATTCTCGCTCTGATGACCAATTGA
- a CDS encoding NADH-quinone oxidoreductase subunit C — translation MSDVTGREMVAEAGALAPGAVPEEVRPGEVLLRVAPGDVVRLCGTAAERGFELVDLTCVEGFDREGTAGLLYCMEKAGIPGTLTLSCTLDGESAPSVDCVFSSASWYERKIRDLFGIDFPGAFDRRRLVLHECYPEGFHPMKKSVPNRPFSPVTAIPPEEEYQFMPVEGKGVYQIPVGPVHAGIIEPGHFRFSAVGETVVNLEVRMFYKHRGIEKLAEGKRPDECVAVAEAVSGDESVANALGFALAVERIAGVAVPGRAEYLRTIYAELERIHSHLGSLAGMLVDVAYPVGASRFTVLREEIFRLNRDLTGSRFMRGAVRIGGVGADPSNDRLRALSYFLPGAEERFRESLRVVLASPTVIDRFATTGVVEPRFIRPLHLTGPTARASGSIRDVRRDHPYGAYADLAIPVRMLTGGDVLARFSLRASEVMDSLAMIRACLERLPDGPVMADVGGVPDGYARAMVESARGQNVHHVRVREGRIDRYSVRTASFCNWQAIQHAVMGNIVADFPVINKSLDLSYAGTDL, via the coding sequence GTGTCTGACGTGACGGGGAGAGAGATGGTTGCCGAGGCCGGGGCGCTCGCCCCCGGCGCCGTCCCCGAAGAGGTCCGGCCGGGAGAGGTCCTGCTCCGGGTCGCGCCCGGCGACGTCGTCAGGCTCTGCGGAACGGCCGCGGAACGGGGCTTCGAACTCGTCGACCTCACCTGCGTCGAGGGGTTCGACCGGGAAGGAACGGCCGGCCTGCTCTACTGCATGGAGAAGGCGGGCATCCCGGGGACCCTCACGCTCTCGTGCACGCTCGACGGCGAATCGGCCCCGTCCGTGGACTGCGTCTTCTCGTCGGCGTCGTGGTACGAGCGAAAGATCCGGGATCTCTTCGGGATTGATTTTCCCGGTGCGTTTGACCGGCGAAGGCTCGTCCTCCACGAGTGTTACCCGGAGGGGTTCCATCCGATGAAGAAATCGGTCCCGAACAGGCCGTTCTCGCCGGTGACCGCCATCCCGCCGGAGGAGGAGTACCAGTTCATGCCGGTCGAGGGGAAGGGCGTGTACCAGATCCCGGTCGGGCCGGTGCACGCCGGGATCATCGAGCCGGGCCACTTCAGGTTCAGCGCGGTCGGGGAGACCGTCGTGAACCTCGAGGTGCGGATGTTCTACAAGCACCGGGGGATCGAGAAACTCGCCGAGGGGAAGAGGCCGGACGAGTGCGTCGCCGTCGCGGAAGCGGTCAGCGGCGACGAGAGTGTCGCGAACGCCCTCGGCTTTGCACTTGCGGTCGAGCGGATCGCGGGCGTCGCCGTCCCCGGACGTGCGGAGTACCTCAGGACGATCTACGCCGAACTCGAGCGCATCCATTCCCATCTCGGGAGCCTGGCCGGGATGCTCGTGGACGTCGCCTACCCCGTGGGCGCGAGCCGGTTCACGGTGCTCCGCGAGGAGATCTTCCGCCTCAACCGCGACCTGACCGGGTCGCGGTTCATGCGGGGCGCCGTCAGGATCGGCGGCGTGGGCGCGGACCCATCAAACGACCGGCTCCGGGCGCTCTCGTACTTCCTGCCCGGTGCGGAGGAGCGGTTCCGGGAGTCGCTGCGGGTCGTCCTCGCCTCCCCGACGGTCATCGACCGGTTTGCGACGACCGGGGTCGTCGAGCCGCGGTTCATCCGCCCGCTCCACCTCACCGGTCCCACCGCCCGTGCGTCGGGCTCGATCCGCGACGTCCGCCGGGATCACCCCTACGGCGCCTACGCCGATCTCGCCATACCGGTGCGGATGCTCACGGGCGGGGACGTGCTCGCCCGGTTCAGCCTCCGGGCGTCCGAGGTGATGGACTCGCTCGCGATGATCCGGGCGTGCCTCGAACGCCTGCCGGACGGCCCGGTGATGGCGGATGTGGGCGGCGTGCCGGACGGGTATGCCCGGGCGATGGTCGAGTCCGCCCGCGGGCAGAACGTCCACCATGTCCGGGTGAGGGAGGGCAGGATCGACCGCTACTCGGTCAGGACCGCATCCTTCTGCAACTGGCAGGCGATCCAGCACGCGGTGATGGGCAACATCGTGGCGGACTTCCCGGTGATCAACAAGAGCCTCGACCTCTCCTACGCGGGGACGGATCTCTGA